CCATGAATTTTCAGGCGTAGTAGTTGACGCTGGACCCGGAGCTTTTGACAAAAACACATTAAAACCCTTTAAAGGTGGCGAAGTCGTTTGTGTTGAGGAAATGATATGGTGTGGCCAATGTAAACCTTGTGCGGATGGATGGCCTAATCACTGCGAAAAGTTGGACGAGCTTGGGTTTAATGTAGACGGAGCTTTTGCTAAGTATGTTGTCGTTCCAGCTAAGCTTGCCTGGAGCTTAGATCCTATCAAGGAGCATTATTCAGAGGATAAGCTGTTTCTCCTAGGCTCGTTAGTTGAACCTACAAGTGTTGCGTATAATGCTGTTATTGAGCGTGGAGGCGGTATAAGGCCTGGGGATAACGTTGTAATTATGGGTGGCGGACCAATCGGCTTAGCTGGTTGCGCCATACTCAAAAGAGCTGGTGCTGCTAAAGTAATACTTTCCGAGCCAATGAAAGAACGAGGTGAATTAGGGAAAAAATTGGGAGCAGATCATGTTATAGATCCCACAAAAGAGAACTTCGCTGATGCAGTCTTAGACTTAACCAACGGTGAAGGTGCAGCTTTATACTTAGAAGCAACTGGGATTCCGCATATCATATTCCCTCAAATTGAAGAGGCAATTTGGAAAGGCAGGACCTTAAATTCTACTGTCGTAATAGTGGCTAGGTCTCCCGAAAAAACTCCCGTAACTGGTGAAGTTTTTCAGGTAAGGCGGGCAAGAATCGTTGGTGCTCAGGGTCACTCAGGACATGGTACATTTCCACGTGTGATTTCTTTAATGGCTTCTGGTATGGATATGACTAATATTATTACAAGAAAAATTAAACTGGAAGAAGTGCCTAAGTATATCGAAAACTTGCGCACCGATAAATCTGACTGCAAAGTAACATGTATTATGGATTAAGGTAAAGCGTTAAAATAAAAGGGAGGATAAAAAATGACCAGTGGGTTTTTTACAACTCAACATCCTTTAATAGTTTTTGAGGATAACTCTGTTGGAAGGCTAAAAAAGAAAATTTGGGAAGCAAATGAACGTGAAATTGATAATATTTTAAAAGAATACGACATACCGTCACCGCCAGAAGTTGGAAAAGCAGGATCGTATATACAAACAACACCCCGAGCCATTGCAATAGAAAAAAGGCGCAAAAACGATATCGTTTTTGTTCCAATTGGATGTACGGAGAATCACGGACTTCACGCAAATAGCGGATTAGATACTTTTATGGTGACACAAATCCTTGAAGGGATACGGAGGTATACTGCCAAGAAGGGACACGAGGTAAATCTTGCGCTTCCTCCGCTTAACTACGGGGGACACCCTTATCATCACGTTGGAATGCCTGGAACCATCATAATGCCTAAGGAAGTAGTAGAAGAAACACTTATATACGTAATGTTGGGGCTATGGAATGATGGGTATAGGAAAATTATACTTATCAATAATCACGGTCATTTATGGATGCTCGAATCAGCTGTCCAAGAGTTCTGCAAACGCTTTCAATTACCAGGTATTTTTATGGTTATCGATTGGCATCGTGCTGTTCGAGAATTTTTCTTCCCTGTTGATAGAGAAGATAGTCTTGAAACCCATTTTGTGCATGCTGATGAGTCTGAAACATCTGTGGCCCAACTTTTGTTCCCAGATATGATCGACATGAAATATGTACAGGATGCCGAGGGTGAATCGTTCCTGCCAGATGGTCATTTTGATAAATCAGTTGATCCTTTCCACAGACCTATGGCATGGTCTCAAGGCGAAGGTCACATGGCAATTGAGAGGGCAGCTACCCCTGAGGGTGTTGTTGGCCATCCAAGTAAAGCAAATCCCAAAAAAGCCAAAAGACCTATAGCTGCAATATTAAGCTACCTCACCTTATTACACGATCACATTAGAGAGGCATTTCCGCCAGGCGTGCTTCCACCTGTAGAAAAGGTGACATTAAGAGACCCAAAAGAGCTCGAACCGTTCTTGAAAGAACCATTCAGTCCTGGGTGGAAATCCGTTTATGAACTACCAATAATAGGTCCATTTACAAAACTATAGCTCCACTAAACCAATCGAAATACAAATAGCTATTCGTATTTCGATTGGTTTTTTCTTTAAATATTTAGAACGCGTCGTTTCAAACAGAAGGGAGGATAAGATAAAAAATGTCTAATTTCCTTAGAAGGTTCGGCGCATTAATAGGGCTCATATGCCTATGTATAGTGCTATCTATTATTTCCGAACACTTTTTAACATTTAATAATGTAATGAATATTCTTAAGCAATCGTCTATTAATGCACTGCTTGCTTTAGGCGTTCTTCTTCCAATTCTTACTGGAGGAATTGATTTGTCAGTTGGTTCGATCCAAGCATTCTCCATGTGTGTTATGGCTTTTTTTGCTGTTAAGATGGGTGTCAATCCTGTGATTGCAGTTATTATGGGAATATTTGCTGGAACTGCATTGGGATATTGCAACGGGCTTTTGTTAACAAAACTTAAATTACCGCACCCATTTATCTCAACATTAGGAATGATGAATATCGCTAGAGGATTAAGCTTAATAATCACTGCTGGATTTCCCATATCTGGTTTACCGTTACTTATCAGGTTCTTTGGTACAGGAGAAATGATGCGAATTCCAGTCCCTGCAATTTTAGTCTTAATAGTCTATCTAATATACTACGTTATTTTGAATCACACTCCCTTTGGCAGGTATGTTTATGCTATAGGAAGCAACAGAGAAGCTGTCAGACTCTCCGGAGTTAATGTTGATAGAGTCTTGAATATTGTCTTTGCAAGTGCCGGGTTCCTTGCATCTTTAAGCGCCCTTGTGCTTGCGGGAAGGGTAAACTCAGCCTATCCGCTTGCTGGATTAGGAGCCGAACTCGATGCTATAGCAGGAGCTGTTATTGGAGGCGCTTCCCTTTTTGGTGGAGAAGGTACAGTAGGTGGCACCATTATCGGTGTGTTAATTATGGGTGTTTTAAGGAATGGACTTAATCTTCTCAATGTATCAGCCTACTGGCAAACGGTAATTATAGGTGCAGTTGTAATACTTGCTGTGTGGGTTGACGTCTTAAGAAAACAAGCAGAATATAAATCATCTATTGCACGATAACATTAGTAATTTATTATATCAATCTGGAGGTTAGCGTTAAAAATGAAAAATTTAAACCGCAATATGTTGTATATCCTTAGCGAAAGCGGTTATTCAAAATATCTATTATTACCTAAAACCAATACTCTAGACCTACCTATAAAGGTCATGCAATTCGGAGAAGGAAACTTTCTTAGAGCCTTTGTCGACTCGCTCATACAAATGGCAAATGACAAAGACATATTTAAGGGTAAAGTTATCGTTATTCAACCTATACCCGAAGGCAGAGCCGATGCAATTAACGCTTCGGACGGTATTTTCACCCATATAGCCCGAGGTATTCATCAAGGACAACCTAAAGAAGAGATCAGAATCGTAGGAAGCATCGATAAGGCGCTCAAAGCATACGGGCAATGGGACGAAGTGCTTGAAGAGGCAAAAGATCCAAACATCAAAATAGTCGTCTCTAACACGACCGAAGCTGGAATTGCCATATCGCCTGACGATCGTTTCGACGACAACCCTCCCCACTCCTTCCCAGCCAAAGTAACCAGACTTCTTTACGAACGCTATAAGACATTGGGCAAAGATGATGGCAAGTTAATATTCATTCCCTGCGAGCTCATTGACCGTAATGGTGATGTATTAAAAGAATGTGTTATAAAATTATGCCATAAATTCGACCTAGAAAAAGAATTTATCGACTGGGTGGACAAAGAGTGCACATTTTGCTGCTCCTTAGTCGATCGAATTGTAACGGGATATCCGCAGGATGAAATCGAAGAGCTGACAAAGAGGTTGGGATATGTCGACAACAACCTCGTGGTTTCGGAGTTGTTTCACCTATGGGTAATAGAAGGACCAAGCTTTGTAAAAGACATATTCCCCCTACATGAGGCAGGCCTCAACGTGATCTTCACAGAGGACATAACACCTTATCGAACCAGAAAGGTTCGCATCCTAAACGGAGGACACACATCCACTGTCACTTTAGCTTATGCTGCAGGTTTAAACTATGTAAAAGAAATGGTCGAGCATCCAATTATCGGTGCATACTTAAAAGACCTCCTTTTTGAGGAGGTAGTTCCAACCGTTCCCGGCAATAAATCAGAAATATCTGCATTCGCACAAGAAGTGCTAGAAAGATTCAAAAATCCCTACATTAAGCACTCCTTGTTGGACATAACTTTAAATTCAACGAGTAAGCTGGCCGTTCGTGTAATACCAAGCCTCGTAGATTTTTATTCAATCACCGGAAAACTTCCGAACCGTTTGCTCTTGTCCGTCGCAGGCTATCTAAGGTTTTATAAGATCACCAGGACTGACGGTAAATATTTCTACGGTACTCGTGATAACGGCGAAGAATATCCCATTAGAGATGATAAGGAAATACTCGAATTCATGAAAAGCATTTGGGACGCTCCTGATGCCTCTTTTGGCATAAGACAATGCAGATCTATCGTAGAGAAGGCTCTCTCCCATCCAAAGCTTGAAGCCGAAGGCTTGTTAAAAGTGCCGGAAATGATCGATAAAATTTCACTTTATTTGCACGATCTCTTAAACAATGGTGCCGTAGAAAGTGTTAGGAGTGTAATAAATTCTTAGTTTTAAGGAGGATATAAATCAATATGTTCGACACAATTAATTATATCTGTTCCGCAAAAGTTATTGCAGTAATAAGAGCTAAATCTGCCAATGAAGGGTTAAGGTTATGCAAAGCCATTCATAATGGAGGAATTAAAACAATTGAAATCACTATGACTGTACCAAAAGCCATAAATACTATAGAAACCCTTCAAGAAGAGATGTCGGGTCAGGATGTATTAATCGGGGCCGGGACTGTGTGTGATTCAGAAACTGCTGTTGCTTGCATTAAAGCTGGAGCTAAGTTTATTGTATCTCCTTGTTTAGTTCCCGATGTTATTCATGCATGTCATAGATATAACGTGCTTGTTATGCCAGGTATCGGAACAGCTACAGAAGCATTTATGGCTACTCAGCTTGGAGCACAGTTATTAAAAGTGTTCCCGGGCGATGTGCTGGGTCCTCATTTTGTAAAATCGCTAAAAGGCCCCTTCCCCCATCTTAAGATGATACCCACAGGCGGTGTAACTTTGGAAAATATGGACCAATGGTTTAAGGCAGGAGTAGTTGCTGTAGGTATCGGTAGCTTCCTTACTAGGCCTGCTATAGAAAAAGGTGATTTCAACGTTGTAACATCCATAGCAAAAGAGGTGGTAGCTAAAGCTATGTGCTTATAATTTTCTATATTTATAAAAGGAGGAATATAAAATGCCAAAAACAATAATTACTTTCGGCGAGTTAATGCTTCGTCTATCGCCTCCGGACCACGAGGTGCTTCTCCAAAGCCCGATTTTGGAGGCCACCTTTGGAGGTGCCGAGGCCAATGTAGCTGTTTCTTTGGCAAATTACGGTGAAAATACGAGCTTCGTCACGGCACTGCCAAACAATCCGATAGGGAAAGCAGCTGTTATGAATTTACGTTCCTTTGGGATCGACACTTCGCACATAGTATTCAAAGGTGAAAGAGTGGGAATATATTACGCACAAAAGGGGTCATGTTTTAGGCCATCGCAAGTAATTTACGACCGTGCCCATTCCTCCTTTTCTGAAATCAAACCAGAGGATCTGGACTGGAACGTTATCTTCGAGGATGCCGATTGGTTTCATGTAACGGGAATTACACCTGCCGTCTCCGAAGGGGCTGCCCTGGCAACGTTAGAGGCAGTTAAAAAGGCAAAAGACATGGGAATTACTGTATCTTGCGACTTGAACTACAGAAAAAAGCTGTGGAAATGGGGCAAAAAGGCACCCGAGGTCATGAGAGAGTTGGCTAAATATCTCGACGTTATGATCGCCAACGAAGAGGATTGCCAGTTGGCGCTTGGAATAGATGCCCATATTGACGTAACCAAAGGCGCCTTAGACCCGGAAAGCTACAAGGGAATAATAAAAACGGTATTCGATTTATACCCTCAACTCAGTTACGTTGCCACAACATTGCGAGAAAGCGTAAGCGCAGACCACAACAATTGGTCTGCTATTTTAGCCAACAAAGACGCATTCATGGTAAGTCGCAAGTATCAAATAACGGATATCGTAGATAGAGTGGGCGGCGGAGATTCTTTCGGTGCAGGCCTAATTCATGGATTGAGACATTTTAAAGATCCCAAAGACGCTTTGGAATTTGCCGTAGCCGCTTCAGCTCTTAAACATACGATACCCGGTGACTTCAATAGGGTAAGCAAAGAAGATGTACTAAACCTGATGGGCGGAGACGTAAGCGGAAGGGTTCAAAGGTAAAAAAACGGGAGAGTCTCTCCCGTTTTTTTAAATTATAACGTAACTCCGTCTTTCCAGATGGCTATCTGTCTAAATCCGTTTTCTTCGCTTTTCGTCTTTTCTCCACTGGCTACGTCTATTATCTTTTGGATAAATTTGTCTAAAAGCTTCTCCATTGGCTCTCCTTCGAGCAAACTTCCTGCGTTAAAATCTATCCAGTTTCCTTTTCTGCGATAGAGATCGCTGTTGGTGGATACTTTTACGGTAGGCACAAATGTGCCGAAAGGCGTACCTCTGCCTGTCGAAAAAAGAACCATGTGACAACCGGCGGCTCCCAGAGCAGTTGAGGAAACCAAATCATTGCCAGGTCCTTCCAGAAGAGACAGCCCCTTTTTTCCAACCTGAGATCCGTAGGGCAAGACATCTACAACCGGTGCTCTGCCGCCCTTTTGAACACAACCAAGGGACTTTTCCTCTAAAGTCGTTATCCCGCCGGCCTTATTTCCTGGAGACGGGTTTTCATATACGGGCTGTCCGTGGGATATAAAATATTCCTTGAATCCATTGATAAGCTTGACGATTTTCTCAAATACTTCTTCGTTTTCGGCCCTTTCCATCAACAGCCTCTCAGCCCCGAACATCTCAGGCACTTCCGTCAGAACAGAACTACCTCCTGCGCATACAAGGAAATCCGAGAAAGCCCCAAGCAACGGATTGGCTGTTATCCCCGAAAATCCGTCAGAGCCTCCGCATTTAAGGCCAACCGACAGCGACGAAATGGGAACGTCTTCTCTCCTGTCAGAAGATGCATTTTCTGCCAGCTCGCATATTATTTTTGCTCCCGCTTCTATTTCGTCATCCACTTCCTGAGCAATAAGAAAACGAACTCTCTCCCTATCGAAATCGCCAAGATGCGCGACAAAAGAATCGAGTGTGTTATTTTCACATCCCAACCCTAAAACCAACACCCCGGCCGCATTTGGATGTTTTACTATTCCGGCAAGTATTTTTTGGGTCTTTTCCAGATCTCCTCCGAGTTGCGAGCAGCCAAAGGGGTGAGCCATGACGTTAAAACCGTCGATCGTGAACGGAAAAGATTTACCGTCGAGAATTGACTTGGCTTTTTTAAATACAAGATCTCCGATTTCGTTTATGCATCCCACTGTCGGCACTATCCAAATCTCGTTTCTTATGCCCACCAAACCGTTTTTACGCATAAATCCCTTAAATTTCCGCATTATCGAAGAATCGGGACAAGTCAGATAATTCTTTGGTTCGTAGGAATATTCCTCCAAGCCTTCCAGATTGGTTTTCATATTATGGGCATGGACATGCTCCCCTGCTCGAATCTCAACAATTGCCCTTCCAATGGGGAATCCGTACTTTACCACCTTTTCTCCGGATTTTATATCCTTTAAAGCGACCTTATGCCCTACGGGCACATCGCTTATCAACGTCAAAAACTGTCCGCCAATTGTTACGACATCGCCCGTTTTAAGTTCTTTTACAGCAACTGCAACGTTATCTTTGGGAGTTATTTGCAATATAGACATCGTATTCACCTTCTACCGCTACATTCCGGGCAGAGAATTTAGTGCCTCAGATATCTTGGCGGCAATTTCCTGAACCTTTCTTCCCGCTTCTAGCATCTTTTCTTCTTGGAACCTATAAGCCGGAGCGGAGACGCTTATGGCGCCCACGGGCCTGCCATTCTGCAATATGGCTGCTCCGACGCAACAAATACCCTCTTCGTTTTCCTGTAAATCCTTTGAAAAGCCTTCCTGCCTGATTTTAGACAATTCGGCCATTAGATTTTCACGATCAACTATAGTATTGGGCGTTTTTGAGACAAGCCGGGTTTTCCTTAAATAAGCGTCCAGCTCCTCTTTGCTCAAGGAAGCTAAAATCGCCTTCCCCGCTGCCGTGCAATATAAAGTCAGATGCGCACCAATTCTGGAGTGCATCCTCACGGGATGGGGAGTATCCAACTTCTCTATGTAATATGCTTCTTCCCCATCGAAGGATATCAAATGAACTGTCTCTCTGGTAAGATCCCAAAGCTCCACCAAGTAGGGTTTAGCTATCTCCAGCAAGACATTTTGTCCCTTGTAAGCGCTGGCCCAAAAAAGCACTGCGGGACCTATGGCATACTGCCCGTTACAGCGCACGACAAGCGAATGTTCTTCAAGGGTGTTAAGAATCCTAAAAACAGTAGTTTTGGGCAACGATATCTTGCCCACTATCTCCGACAGACTTGAAGGCTGCCCCAGCTCGGCAAGACAATTCATGACATCTACTGCTCTTTCTAAAACCCGTATGTTTGCTACACCAGGCATTTAAATTCCTCCATATGGAAAATTATTTCATTGTTTGTATATTATACCATATTTAAATTCTGCATAAAAACTCACCATCGCTTTTCGCTCTTTGCTGTCATTCTTTCTAAAACTTACCCGGAAACTAACAACAAACACGAAACATACGAATTGGTCTCCCATGGAAAAGATGCTTGGAAGCTTTTGCTATCCCTGTAATGGAAGACTCAGCTATCTCCCTCTTGTCATGTTAAGCCCCCCTTTTAGGGCAGTGGTTTGACCCTTCTGTTGGAATTGCCAAACAACATTACGGCATGGACTGCTTTTCCTAAATATGTATAATACATAACAAAGTATAGACCTTTTAAAAGGCTTTTCCCGGTGATTCATGACACTCCAAACGGGAAATGATCCGCCAGAAAGCTGGTAATTCTCGGTAGAACCTCAGGAGAAATAGCTGTTAAAATTAACTTTGTAAATCAATGAAACATGTTTTATAATAATTCAATATTTTTATTAAGCATATATTTTAATTTTATCAAACCAAAAAGGGAGTGTTTCTGATGGCGACCATGAACCGTAAAAAGGAGGCTCGAAGATTAAGCTGGGGCATACTTATTATTGTTATCCCAATCTTAATATTAATATTTTGTGGACTAGCATTCTCCACTATTACATTATTTCAAAAAGCTCTAACTAGATCAATGAGCGAAAAACTAGTTGAACAGGTGAAGGTGGAGGCAGCTAAGATGAATATCTTTCTTTCAGAAGGCAAAGCAGCATCCTACCTTGCTTATGACATTGAAGCTCTAGACAATTACGACGTAGATCTGATCGGACCTATAATTAAAAAGTACCTTGAGAAACACAATGAAGTTATCAGTGGCGGATACTGGCTTGAACCTTACGTTTATAAGTCTGATTTAAAGTATTATGGCCCTTTTTACTATAAGGATGGCAAGGAAATAATATTGTCATGGGAATACAACACGGACGCAGTCAATTATTTGAATGAAGATTGGTACAAATTGGGATTTACTGGTGATGACAGCCTTAAATGGTCCGAGCCTTACATTGATCCTGTAACAAAGGTTTTAATGATAACCTCGGTAGCGCCAATCGTAAAAGACGGTAAACGCATTGGTGTTACGACCATGGACGTCAGCCTTGCAAATTTAGATCAATATATAAGCGGAATTAAATTTGGTCGAAATGGCCTGGCTTTCCTGATAACAAGTACGGGATATTATATGAGCTTTCCGGATAAGGATAGAAACCTCAAAGTCAGGATAACGGAGGAAAAAGAAGGCCTATTCACAGAAATAGGCAAAGCAATATCCGAAGGAGCCTCTGATGGCATATACTTTGGCAATGCTATGAACGACACTTATGTGGCTACCATTCAACCTGTGGGCGACACTGGTATAAAGATGGTAGCTATGATGCCAAGATCTGAATTTTACGATACTCGTGATGTCGTATTGAAGGTTGTTGTAATCTCCGTAATAATCGCCATTATGGCTCTGTCTCTGTTGATTTGGCACGTAATTAATATCAGGGTAAATCGCCCTCTATCCAGCTTGCTTGCGTATGCCGACAAAATCTCTGCAGGTGATCTTACTGTATCGCTGGACATAAACAGAAAGGATGAGATTGGGGAGATATTCGAAGCATTCAGAAAGGTTCAAGTTTCAATGAAAGATATAGTCAAAAGCATAATGCCTATCAGCAGTAAGCTAACAGACAATGCATCTGCCCTTTTAAAAGTAAGCCAAAGCACTACAGATGTCATGCGAAGGATTCGGGATAATATGAACAATTTAAACAACATAGCTGAATCAAATGCTTCCGTAGTGGAAGAAACAAATGCCGGCATTGAGGAGATAAGCTCTGCTGCTCAAACATCAGCGCGCGAGTCCACTAAAGGTGTCGATGCAGCTTCCAATGTATTTGAAACCGCCAAGATCACCGCTTCGGTCATGGACGAATCAGTAAAAGAACTGCGAACTGTGGGACAGTTTTCTCAACAAAGTATGCACAACGTTCAAGATTTGGCGGAAACGGTATCCAAGATATCCGAGTTCGTGAACGTTATTTCCAATATAGCCGCACAAACTAATTTACTGGCATTAAATGCCGCCATAGAAGCTGCAAGAGCCGGTGAAGCAGGTCGCGGTTTTGCTGTCGTAGCTGAAGAAGTTCGCAAGCTTGCCGAAAAATCCGGAGAGGCAGCTGATGAAATTTCTTCGACCATGGATGGGCTTTTGGGGAAATCCCAGGAGACGGTAGCGTCAGCACAGGAGTCCACAAGAAAGCTCGACGCAATCATTGGCAAAATTGTTAATACAAAGAATAAAATTGATGAGTTTTTGCAGGAAATCTCAAAAATCACTGACGTCATACAAAGCATCGCAGCTGCTTCAGAAGAACAATCGGCATCTATACAGGAAATCGCCTCTGGCATGGATCAGTTGGCAAGCCATACATCGGAAACTGCACATATGGCTTCCGATGTTTACAACACCTTATCAATATCGGAAAAAGAAGTGGAGCAAATAAAGTCACAAGCCGAAAACCTGCAAGAGTTCGTTGCAAAGCTTGGGGAAATAGCATCCCGATTTAAAATTGATTCAGCGGAGTTAAATATTCATAAGTCCACTACCATTTCTGAGCACAGTTAAAACAAAGGCCGCCCAAACGACATTGGGCGGCCTTTGTTTTAATACATAATAGTGGACTTCCTCCGTTTTAGCGGACACCAACCAACTTAAGAGTCACTTTTACAGGATTTTCATATGTTTTCTCAAATCCCTCTCAAGTTTGTAGCCAGGAGTCGAATGCTGTCTAGTGCTATTGCAGAAGTCCTCAATATATTCAAATGTATTGATCATGGCTTCAGCCCTGATTTTAAACCTGCGACGATATATAGGTAAACCTTAAGGGTCATATTGTAGATTTTAATAATTTGTGATACTTTATTGTCCTAAAAAACAATTTTGAAAGGAGATGACAGGAATGGCTAGCGAATCACAGCAGAAAAAGTTTTCTTTTTTAGAATGGTTTATGAATTTTGATTTCTACAGAAAATTTTTGTTACCTGGCTTTGTTTTGCAATCAGTGGTAATAGCAGGTGGCTACGGTACTGGAAGGGAAATAGTAGAGTACTTTATGCAATATGGCCCAAAGAATGGTCTTTTAGGTATGTTTTTTGTTACCACTATTTTGTGGGCTGCGGTATGTGCTGCTAGCTTTGAGTTTGCCAGATTATTCCGCACATACGACTATAGGAGCTTTTTCAAACATTTGATTGGAGGGGCATGGCCTCTTTATGAAATATGTTACATTATATTGCTCTTTATAGTCCTCGGCGTTTGCGGCGCTGCCTCGGGAAGCATTTTAAAAGAGACGTTCAACTTGCCCCCATTGGCTGGAGCGGGTGTATTTTTACTGTTAATCGCCCTTCTAACATATTTTGGCAGTCGTGTCATTGCAGCTGCTCTATCGTGGTGGTCCTTTTTTCTCTATATTGTATATATTGTTTTTTTAGTACTTGGTTTTATGAAATTTAGCGGTAATATCACGGAAAGTCTTTCATCTGGAGTGAATAAACCCGGCTGGGTCATGGGCGGCTTTCAATATGCTTTTTACAATTTAGGATGTTTACCAGCAATACTTTTTGTCACGCGCTTTATTGAGACTAGAAAAGAGGCCATCATTTCAGGCATATTTGCTGGGCTATTAACGATTTTGCCAGGATTTTTTCTATATATTGTTTTACTTGGGGCATATCCAGACGTTCTAACGATTGAAGTCCCAACATATTTTGCTCTACAAAGAATAGGATTAACGTCGCTTCTTATTACTTATATGATAGTCCTTTTTGGAACTATGATAGAGACAGGCACGGGTTTTATTCATGCAGTGAACGAACGAATCAATTCTTATATGCTGGATAAAAAAGGTAGGGAAATTTCACGAACTCAGAGGGGGGCTATAGGCTTTGTAATGGCGCTTCTGGGTTTGTTAATTTCATCCTTTGGACTTATACCGCTAATAGCAAGGGGTTATGGAACTATATCATGGGGATTTTTCATTCTTCATGGAGTTGCTCTATTTACAATAGGTATTTACAAGATCGTAAAAGCCAAAGGGAAACGAGTTCATGAATCTATAAAATATTAAATGAAAATGTTTAATATATCTTAAAAACTTTGTTATACCATAATTCAAAATTGAATATGATTCATAAGTGGATTTTCGTGTTATCTTTAAAACTAGCGTTTTATCTACTTAGTGTAACGATCTATAATGATCTACATTTGCTATCTCTATTAGAGGCTTGTTTGTCATTGATATATTTTTAATATGTTAGGGGGGGGAATAAAGATTATGTGGGAAACACTGAAGAGATACACACACAAAAAGCTGGAAAGAAACCTAGAAATTGTAGATGAAGAAACTAAATACATTCCTAAAGCTTGTGCGTTAAAGTACTATCCACTCGTTATAAAAGAAGCAAATGGATCTATCGTAAAGGACGCAGACGACAACGAATATATAGATTTTTTATCCAGCGCTGCAGTATATAACATAGGACACAAACACCCTAAAGTCGTTAAGGCTGCTAAAGCGCAAATCGACAATGTGATAAATTACACCATGGCTTATTTTTATGAAACTCAACCAATCGAACTTGCCAAAAAAATTACTGCCATTACGCCAG
This DNA window, taken from Acetomicrobium thermoterrenum DSM 13490, encodes the following:
- a CDS encoding bifunctional 4-hydroxy-2-oxoglutarate aldolase/2-dehydro-3-deoxy-phosphogluconate aldolase, coding for MFDTINYICSAKVIAVIRAKSANEGLRLCKAIHNGGIKTIEITMTVPKAINTIETLQEEMSGQDVLIGAGTVCDSETAVACIKAGAKFIVSPCLVPDVIHACHRYNVLVMPGIGTATEAFMATQLGAQLLKVFPGDVLGPHFVKSLKGPFPHLKMIPTGGVTLENMDQWFKAGVVAVGIGSFLTRPAIEKGDFNVVTSIAKEVVAKAMCL
- a CDS encoding tagaturonate reductase gives rise to the protein MKNLNRNMLYILSESGYSKYLLLPKTNTLDLPIKVMQFGEGNFLRAFVDSLIQMANDKDIFKGKVIVIQPIPEGRADAINASDGIFTHIARGIHQGQPKEEIRIVGSIDKALKAYGQWDEVLEEAKDPNIKIVVSNTTEAGIAISPDDRFDDNPPHSFPAKVTRLLYERYKTLGKDDGKLIFIPCELIDRNGDVLKECVIKLCHKFDLEKEFIDWVDKECTFCCSLVDRIVTGYPQDEIEELTKRLGYVDNNLVVSELFHLWVIEGPSFVKDIFPLHEAGLNVIFTEDITPYRTRKVRILNGGHTSTVTLAYAAGLNYVKEMVEHPIIGAYLKDLLFEEVVPTVPGNKSEISAFAQEVLERFKNPYIKHSLLDITLNSTSKLAVRVIPSLVDFYSITGKLPNRLLLSVAGYLRFYKITRTDGKYFYGTRDNGEEYPIRDDKEILEFMKSIWDAPDASFGIRQCRSIVEKALSHPKLEAEGLLKVPEMIDKISLYLHDLLNNGAVESVRSVINS
- the iolM gene encoding scyllo-inosose 3-dehydrogenase; translation: MKAVRLYADWTPKPEFKLGPKDIEGRQTYLGSQVWKNPRIVIEDVDVPKPGPGEILIEVKACGICGSDVHMAQPDDDGYIIYPGLTGFPCTLGHEFSGVVVDAGPGAFDKNTLKPFKGGEVVCVEEMIWCGQCKPCADGWPNHCEKLDELGFNVDGAFAKYVVVPAKLAWSLDPIKEHYSEDKLFLLGSLVEPTSVAYNAVIERGGGIRPGDNVVIMGGGPIGLAGCAILKRAGAAKVILSEPMKERGELGKKLGADHVIDPTKENFADAVLDLTNGEGAALYLEATGIPHIIFPQIEEAIWKGRTLNSTVVIVARSPEKTPVTGEVFQVRRARIVGAQGHSGHGTFPRVISLMASGMDMTNIITRKIKLEEVPKYIENLRTDKSDCKVTCIMD
- the iolN gene encoding 3-dehydro-scyllo-inosose hydrolase → MTSGFFTTQHPLIVFEDNSVGRLKKKIWEANEREIDNILKEYDIPSPPEVGKAGSYIQTTPRAIAIEKRRKNDIVFVPIGCTENHGLHANSGLDTFMVTQILEGIRRYTAKKGHEVNLALPPLNYGGHPYHHVGMPGTIIMPKEVVEETLIYVMLGLWNDGYRKIILINNHGHLWMLESAVQEFCKRFQLPGIFMVIDWHRAVREFFFPVDREDSLETHFVHADESETSVAQLLFPDMIDMKYVQDAEGESFLPDGHFDKSVDPFHRPMAWSQGEGHMAIERAATPEGVVGHPSKANPKKAKRPIAAILSYLTLLHDHIREAFPPGVLPPVEKVTLRDPKELEPFLKEPFSPGWKSVYELPIIGPFTKL
- a CDS encoding ABC transporter permease, coding for MSNFLRRFGALIGLICLCIVLSIISEHFLTFNNVMNILKQSSINALLALGVLLPILTGGIDLSVGSIQAFSMCVMAFFAVKMGVNPVIAVIMGIFAGTALGYCNGLLLTKLKLPHPFISTLGMMNIARGLSLIITAGFPISGLPLLIRFFGTGEMMRIPVPAILVLIVYLIYYVILNHTPFGRYVYAIGSNREAVRLSGVNVDRVLNIVFASAGFLASLSALVLAGRVNSAYPLAGLGAELDAIAGAVIGGASLFGGEGTVGGTIIGVLIMGVLRNGLNLLNVSAYWQTVIIGAVVILAVWVDVLRKQAEYKSSIAR
- a CDS encoding sugar kinase, which codes for MPKTIITFGELMLRLSPPDHEVLLQSPILEATFGGAEANVAVSLANYGENTSFVTALPNNPIGKAAVMNLRSFGIDTSHIVFKGERVGIYYAQKGSCFRPSQVIYDRAHSSFSEIKPEDLDWNVIFEDADWFHVTGITPAVSEGAALATLEAVKKAKDMGITVSCDLNYRKKLWKWGKKAPEVMRELAKYLDVMIANEEDCQLALGIDAHIDVTKGALDPESYKGIIKTVFDLYPQLSYVATTLRESVSADHNNWSAILANKDAFMVSRKYQITDIVDRVGGGDSFGAGLIHGLRHFKDPKDALEFAVAASALKHTIPGDFNRVSKEDVLNLMGGDVSGRVQR